One window of the Camarhynchus parvulus chromosome 2, STF_HiC, whole genome shotgun sequence genome contains the following:
- the E2F5 gene encoding transcription factor E2F5, which yields MAAAAGGSSSRHEKSLGLLTTKFVSLLQEAKDGVLDLKAAADTLAVRQKRRIYDITNVLEGIDLIEKKSKNSIQWKGVGAGCNTKEVIDRLRYLEAEIEDLELKEKELDQQKLWLQQSIKNVMDDSTNHQFSYVTHEDICNCFNGDTLLAIQAPCGTQLEVPRPEMGQNGQNKYQINLKSSSGPIHVLLINKESSSSKPTVFPVPPPDDLAQPPSQPAAPATPLKPAAAPANPPEQRDLNQGQELPPTAAADTPSDGSTQKDSTAPAAPYSSVPEPELYPSLSGDSAQASASSSDYQSLLPLDVNCILKPNSFDIAKMEEPAGNISGDIIDELMSSDVFPLLQLSPTPGDDYNFNLDDNEGVCDLFDVQILNY from the exons ATggccgcggcggcgggcggcagcagcagccgccaCGAgaagagcctggggctgctgacCACCAAGTTCGTGTCGCTGCTGCAGGAGGCCAAGGACGGCGTGCTGGACCTCAAAGCG GCTGCTGATACGCTTGCTGTGAGGCAGAAGAGAAGGATCTATGATATCACCAACGTTCTGGAGGGGATTGATCTCATTGAGAAGAAGTCAAAAAACAGCATTCAGTGGAA AGGAGTAGGTGCTGGCTGCAATACAAAAGAGGTCATAGACAGGCTGAGGTATCTGGAAGCTGAAATTGAAGATTTagagctaaaagaaaaagaattggaTCAGCAGAAATTGTGGCTTCAGCAAAGTATCAAGAACGTCATGGATGATTCTACAAACCACCA attttcatatGTCACCCATGAAGATATCTGCAACTGCTTCAATG GAGATACACTTCTAGCAATTCAAGCACCTTGTGGTACACAATTAGAAGTACCTAGACCTGAAATG GGACAGAATGGACAGAATAAATACCAGATCAATCTTAAAAGTAGTTCAGGACCTATCCATGTGCTGCTTATAAACAAAGAATCGAGCTCCTCCAAGCCCACAGTGTTTCCAGTTCCTCCACCTGATGACCTTGCACAGCCCCCatctcagcctgcagctccagcgACTCCACTTaaaccagctgcagctcctgcaaaTCCCCCAGAACAACGTGACCTGAACCAAGGGCAGGAGTTACCACCAACAGCAGCTGCGGACACACCATCAG ATGGCAGCACCCAGaaggacagcacagcccctgcagccccttaTTCCAGCGTTCCAGAACCAGAGCTCTATCCCAGCCTGTCTGGAGACAGTGCCCAAGCCTCAGCCAGCTCCAGTGACTACCAGAGCTTGCTGCCTCTGGATGTCAACTGCATTCTGAAGCCAAACTCATTTGACATTGCAAAGATGGAGGAGCCTGCAG GAAATATCAGTGGAGATATTATTGATGAACTCATGTCTTCTGATG tttttcctctcttacAACTCTCTCCTACTCCCGGAGATGACTACAACTTTAACCTGGATGATAATGAAGGAGTCTGTGATCTCTTTGATGTGCAGATACTAAATTATTAG